A part of Cataglyphis hispanica isolate Lineage 1 chromosome 7, ULB_Chis1_1.0, whole genome shotgun sequence genomic DNA contains:
- the LOC126850915 gene encoding rab11 family-interacting protein 2, producing the protein MWSPTHVQVTVQRAKDLLTKGKHKTNDCFVTIALGKEKYQTSVKEKATKDVEWHEECELLIPEQGNTAEIVLTVLHRNFLGVDEFLGTVSVPLSSFDVYERPKNRWYTLNSKPGKENTKERGELEVRIGFIVKAGSLTDLSKKERHKSSLGQLSTAAQSIGGSLLSIGSLEKRKGLKKLAKSIGNKVKGKSKSRLDGNNLDEKEEHQFRITRQEPGEADPGVISEDEDEFTFDDLSHKSSASSLNAPMPGTNNNGIPNGSQSNVSSELHVPPAPINAAPNKPPRFAMSASATNLSKVDNLTKDDEWGLKLYGKQASSVPKRWDKPKIMVDESQDNIRDASPIRSPSPVAFRLRDLPEPLSPAPREILHPKNKDEKFASREKLVASKEKLAMSKEKLAKEDKVKDKKDDKHGPRSPKEEKHVKKDKKKDNKENKFKDANDENHLSSERIIIGGEDAIKNAVNSKSRLPHEVLNQFEGKSREDIIELALQLQGQITEKNKRLTDLEDYIDALLLRVIECSPRLLQNPYQRRLSSPGNQ; encoded by the exons AGACCAACGACTGCTTCGTAACGATCGCCCTCGGTAAGGAAAAGTACCAGACGTCAGTGAAGGAGAAGGCTACCAAGGACGTGGAATGGCACGAGGAATGCGAGCTACTCATACCGGAGCAGGGAAATACCGCGGAGATCGTCCTCACCGTCCTGCATCGCAATTTCCTGGGTGTCGATGAATTCCTCGGCACCGTCAGCGTACCACTCTCGAGCTTCGACGTGTACGAGAGGCCCAAGAATAGATG GTACACCCTTAACAGCAAACCAGGTAAAGAGAATACGAAGGAAAGAGGCGAGCTCGAGGTGAGGATCGGCTTTATTGTGAAGGCTGGAAGTCTGACTGATCTAAGCAAGAAGGAGCGTCATAAAAGTTCCTTAGGCCAGTTATCTACAGCTGCACAATCAATCGGCGGTAGTTTGCTCAGTATCGGTAGTCTCGAAAAACGCAAGGGTCTTAAAAAACTGGCCAAGTCGATCGGAAATAAAGTTAAAGGGAAAAGCAAAAGTCGGCTCGATGGAAACAATTTAGATGAAAAGGAAGAACACCAATTCAGGATTACGCGTCAGGAACCAGGTGAAGCTGATCCTGGTGTCATTAGCGAGGACGAAGATGAATTTACG TTTGACGATCTGTCTCATAAAAGCTCGGCCTCGTCACTGAACGCACCCATGCCGGGCACGAACAACAATGGAATTCCGAATGGTTCACAGAGCAATGTCTCCAGTGAATTGCACGTGCCACCGGCGCCAATTAACGCCGCGCCAAACAAACCTCCACGATTTGCCATGAGCGCGTCTGCTACGAATCTGTCAAAGGTCGACAATTTGACGAAGGACGACGAGTGGGGTTTGAAGCTCTACGGCAAGCAAGCAAGCAGCGTACCTAAAAG ATGGGACAAACCTAAGATCATGGTGGACGAATCGCAAGATAACATACGCGATGCATCGCCCATTCGTTCACCATCACCTGTCGCATTTAGATTGAGAGATCTTCCGGAACCGCTAAGTCCAGCACCAAGAGAAATTCTTCATCCAAAAAACAAGGACGAGAAGTTTGCGAGCAGAGAGAAGCTCGTCGCGAGCAAGGAGAAGCTCGCCATGAGTAAAGAGAAGCTTGCCAAGGAAGATAAAGTAAAGGATAAAAAGGACGACAAACATGGTCCGCGGAGTCCTAAAGAAGAGAAGCACGTAAAGAAGGACAAGAAAAAGGATAATAAGGAGAATAAGTTTAAAGACGCTAATGATGAGAATCATCTGTCTTCTGAAAGAATTATCATCGGTGGCGAAGACGCGATTAAGAATGCCGTAAACTCTAAAAGTCGCCTGCCGCACGAAGTCCTTAATCAGTTTGAAGGAAAATCAAgagaa GATATAATAGAACTAGCGTTGCAACTGCAAGGACAAATTACGGAGAAAAACAAGAGACTCACCGATTTGGAAGATTATATCGATGCACTGCTGTTACGCGTAATCGAATGTTCGCCGCGATTACTTCAGAATCCATATCAGAGGCGACTGTCGTCCCCTGGGAATCAGTAA